The DNA window CCACTGAGATGCAGTTCCCTCCATGCAGTTACTTAGTGCCATGATCAATTTACTTCCTTTAAGGGGGTGCTCAGTTAGAATTATATCGGTTGTTGAACACCACTTTGCTGCCTCTACGCATGCAGCATCAGGGTTAAATTTGGGTAGCTTAACATCATAACTAGGTTGCTGCTCACGTGCCGGCGTCACTTGCATGATTTTTACAAGTTCAGCAAAATTCCgattttgcatttccactACTGCACGCCACTGATCCTCAGAAAATGCAGGGTGTGGcacagatcccacttctgatgtcgggtTAAGAATATCAGGGTCctcgccgtccgtccgtccgtccatatcAGCGTTGCTCATAACTCTTTtcacaatataatttttatgcagCTGTGCGCAGTCAACGAGTCCACTTGCGTCTGCTTTGGCTTCTCCACGATTAATGACCTCACTCCCGTTTCGTGCAGCCTGCTTTGtctcttctcaatttttggcatttccttttcattatatagttttccctttctaaccaagcagcgcaagtggccacgttcagcaacagctctatcgctctcgtttttgcaaagtcctagataattcatctattcatcctcacacattgacaataaataggaacacgcataatagcaaagggaacatggagaagaagtaaacgGCGACTAAacgcattcattattttcgccacgtgttcataaataggaacacgcataatagcaaagggaacttggagaagaagtaaacagcgactacacgcatactcattattttcgccacgacaTATATTTACATCATATGTTCAATATGATGTCAGTGATTAATTTATCGATAGGTCTGATTCACTGCTAACTGACCTAAACTAACTTCACCCACTTCTTCAATTGAAAGTCCGCAGCAAACGCAGGTGGTAAACAAGTATCGAAACACGCAATTAGCACAATTGTGTGTGGCTATGCAATAATTTAtgttaaaaatactaactacccGCAAAACTGCTAATAAACCTGCGAAAACGTGCAAAAAATAGTAAACACAATTCAAATAACATTAACAACCAACAAATGCCACAACTGTGGAAGCATCGCTGATTCAtgggtgaaaaaaaaaacagaggaAGATACCAAAGCCGAAGAAACAAAACAGACAGAAATGAGCCAGGGAAAAAGCAGCATTATTAAGTTTATGCAAAACAACTGAAAACAAGcaacatatatacataaaaaaaacCGACACGCAGCAAAGTTTGCGCAACAATTTCACCAACGCAAGACATAAATTGATGTGTGCACAGattacactgagaaaaaaaaacaaatatccAAAACGATATTAAATGGTTATCACTGTTATTAAATGCGCCTAGTTTGGGCATTAATAGTTTCAAGAAGtactttattaaatttaaaaacaaaattagttaatttatttaatctcGATGTTTTGGGAGGAGGatagttttaatttattcttgtaaaaaaaattttttcatcacattttttgtaatatctATAAATCAAGCACTTCTTCAAAACTATTTTCCCAATGCACACGCATGCATTTGTATGCATGCTGGGCAGAAGCTGTTGCAAAACCAAGACGCGAGACCTCAAAACACAGAAAACCGTTTAACGCTCCGCAAGAGCAAGAAACGGACACTGGGAAAACTCACTTAAAGGTCAGCTTTAGTATATCCATAAAGCGTGTTGCCATATCGAATGCCATATAACGCACTCTTTTTCATGAACACCCAGACACGCTGGTTATCTATGTATAGATATAGTTCCGCTATGCACGCTTCGCAAACGATCGATTTGGGGAAAGTGTCACAATAAACCCGAAGCTAGCCAAGTTTACACAACCGGCTCGAACGAAACTATCGCTATTGCCAATCGCCGAACGGAACAAACGGAGCGCTCTCCAAGAGCGTGCGGCACCAACTGACCTGTGTCTCGGGATCttgtttataataatatatgaaGCTTTGGAGCGGTGGCGGTATTGCCATTCTCCAaactctctctttctctcagTGCTTTTGCACTGCGGAAGCGAATCTCACCTGAATCAGCTGTTCGGTTGGTAACTCTCTGCTCTCTACATTACCGGTTTTACGGTTCACTTTACGAGTTTTCTTACTGTTatgatatgtatgtatgtgtttgAAAACAAGGGGGTCGTAGCGTAACACAGTCATCTTAATTCATAAAGTCCCAGGTATCAGGGATTATATGGTGTTTTGCACTATAGATAGGAATAAGAATTTTAATCGGAAACTGCTCTTTTATCATGATAGCTTAGATCAAACTGGAGTCTTCTTCTCTGCagtgtatatttttataaattaagaTTCTAAGCGGCTTTGTGACCTTAGATGGCACTCTCGAAAGCGGTCCCTTTCCTTTTTGTAAACTTTATCTCCCTTGcacttatgtatgtacattaaGTAATGTAATCCATTATCAGTAGCGACTAGACTATGTTGCTCTACTTTCTTTAAATTTAACCTTTTTTCGGATAATGATCATTGCCTTTGTACACTCAAGTTGTGCGGTCACAACGTGGACTGTCATCCACATTGAAGATCTTATATTATTATGTTACCTACATTCTATTACAACATATTGATACataaaaaagttcaaagtttAAATATATGGTCAATTAGTTGAGCTTACACATTATCCATATGAGCTTCGTATTATCGTTGTTATCGAAAAAAGTTTATGTTCACAAGCTTTCAGTGCGCGCTTCAAAGCTGAGTGTTGTGATACTCAAAAGTGTGATCAAGCTTTACAAATCAATATTAAACCTATGACAACCAACGACTCAAGATAACCTTGAACACgaacttaattaatttactttcTTAACTATTTTTTGAGCTATTTTAAGCCTTCCCAAAAAGAGCAAAGCCCCTAAGACATACactaaaaaaaacatttatattttttctttccttaggtaaataaacatatgtacatttgtATGAACTATCGTCTAGTGAATATTTTAAAACCTACATAAActagcgttttttttttgaaattaccCACGATTgcctttttaatttcaaataaagTATCTAAACAAACAAGAGAGGAGTAACTTAATTTCATGTATCTTTTGAAATATTGCAACACTTTTCAATGTGAGCTCAGCATATTATGGAGTGACACCGAACTTATGATATGAAAATAGATAAACCAACTGATAAGTAATTGACTTGCAAATACTTTGGGGATCAATTTCACAAAGATAAGACATAATTTAAGACAGTGAAACTGTaacaaatgttttaaatgttCCAGTAAGTCCGAAGTGTGTTTCATAGATATAATTTTTCTACCGCTGAAACTTGTCACTTAAAAAGCTGTTTCCCTGCTGAAAGATTGTCAATTTATTTACTCATGATTAGGCTTAATATGGCTTGTGTTCGTAACTGCTAATAGTCGAAGTCATCGGATGCGGTGTAGTGCTCTTCACTTTCAGTTACCACTGTGTCTGCCTCGGCGGAAGGAACATCGTCACACAATCCCATGTGGAGGCTTATAGCAATTAAGTACAAACTGAAAACAACGTGCTTTAACTTTCTATGATCCTACTAATGGAGAAATGATCTTACCTGATCAACAAGACAATTTTCAGAAGTGCATCCATTTCGACTTGTCCAGCTCAGTGTCCCAAATCTTACTGATGCACAGATGCATGATCAGATATAGAAATAGCAAGCTGGTTATCTCAGTTGGATTACACTAACTATTAGCACTCGACAGCTGATTCACAGTTATTTGCACAACCGCCGGGCATTAAGTATAACATATCAAACAGACTTTGATTGCAATACCTTGACATTCACTTTGGTAAACATTATTATACAATTATTAGAGCTAATCACCGTAACGAACAAATGCAAAACATAAAGGTTTCAATTAGCAAGGAATTAGTCACGCTGTATTTCATCTCgcaatttgtattaagtataACATTTTCGCATCAACGCATTTTCGATAATTTGTGGCAATTTAGTAGGTCTGATAACTCACATGAGGCCCAGACACAAATTTATGACGCAGGCCCATGTTCCGATGGAGTTTTATGGGAGTGGTAATGAATATgttgaatatgtatatgttgaGTTTGCGTTTTTCATTAGAGGGGTACACTATAGTACTTACTGCTGAATCAAATCTCCATTGGTGAAGACTTTCGGTACACTTTTGTTCGGAATGAGGCTAAAGTGCCTTAGTATAGTTAGAGATACCCAATACCTTCTCATTTCTATTGTGTGAGAACTATTTCAAAgcacttgttcaatttttatttctttgtttcaaaacacaaagtttatttttttttcataaaatacatttttaaatttcatagtGTTTTGCATCACATGACTTTGAAGCTTTTCGacaatatatttgtattttcaaCAAACTCGGATACACAGAGAATTCTTAGGCAAACTAGTTTTAGCCAGTTGCCTTAAATCGTTATCTTCTTGTGGACATTCATAAACGATtccataaaaattgtttttgttttcaatatttcgtattcTAAAAATGATGTAAAACTTGGACAGGTTTATCGTTTGTTCGAATATAACATTTTACCAAAAACAACCTATGCATACAAAAGATATATATCTAAAAAGACTTAGGCtaagaatataaataaattggttACGGTTAACTAGTAGTCTTAGTTAAATATACATCTCAAAAACACAAATGGAAATTCCCTTCTTGTAAATGTGTGCGTTCGTGATACTGGAAGAAAATATACTGGATCTTCTAACTCAAGTTTGTGCTGAGTACTTAAAACGATCTCGAATAAAATGAATTGTATAAAATACGTTTGATATTAGTTGGCTTTTAAAGATATCAGCGAGACTTAAAGGAACGTTAAATATAAGATCTTAGCTCAGATTCCTTGGCTGTCTTGTCGAGTTTGGTTTAGTGGGTTTGGTAGTTTCTCATAGAAGGTACTTCAGTTGCGACTTgttacacacactcatagGTCGTGCGCCATCATGACTACATACGAACAGCCTGCTTAGACTACAGATTCGATCCGATAAGATATAGATAGAAACGGATGAACTTTAACACACCTAGAATTCGTCTTCTCGTTGACAAACTTAACAATAAACTCTCATATTTAATGTCTAAAGCTACGCTTTGCATTGTTTCAAACATAGGCTTCAACGTAAAGCTTTTCCAATCATAAAAGGTTAGGGTGGGTTCACTTAACATCCTTGCCAAAAATAAGTCTTTAGGGCAATCTGAGGGCAAGTTCTACAAAATGTTCACATAAAACGGTGGTTCTCTCATCGGGAATAAAGTCCTTCGATGATAGAGATAAAAATTATGTtgaattttgtaaatttcacTCCAAGTAATGCTCAGATTGCATTCAAAGCTCAAGTTATCTTGCCTCCAAATGTGACCCCCACCCTTGTACTAATAAAGCTACATGTCTAGCCTAATTGGATTCCTGCAGATCCCTACAGCAACTCGTCGCGTCGAAAGAAACTCTCCCAGACCATCAACTTTTTGAGGTCGGGCACGTCGATCACCTTCAGCTCGTCGGATATGTTAAGGCACTTCAGCTGGTGTTTCTCGACGGCCGCAGGATCGACGGGCTGCCACAGATCTTCCTGTTCCGGATCGAAGTTGGGGTTTCCACATGCCGCAAAGTGCGTCCACAGTCCCACCAGCCGCTCGATGCACTTGTACTCCCGCGTGTGGTTCTTGAGCTTCCTCGCCAGCGAGTTGTAGAACAAGTAGGACAGATCGTCGCCGTGGCACGTGCCCCTCACCTTTTTGCCGCAACTCAGGATGCGCAGGTGGTTGAAGTGCTTGGAGTCGAAGTCGAAGCGGTACAAATACGTCGGCGCACTGCGGGCGTACTGCAGGCGGGACAATACTGTGCGGTATATTGGGAACCAGAAGTACTCGTGGGAAACCATCTGGAATATATTCAAGATAATTTTTAAGGTTATTTTACGATTAAATGCACAGATTGACCTTGCAAGAATTCTAGGTGAAGCATAAATTCAAAATACGCTCTATCATTTCAGGGTATGCCTACAAAATATCCTTTAAGTCCTTTAAGTTTTTATCTAAATAACTTGACGCACTCTTTTTCCGATTAATAGAGATTTTAAAGATTTATATACACTATCATAGAACACCTGATTTTATAAGTCAGCTTGGTTATATTATTGTAATTTTAAACTCCAATCTTGAGATTTATTGCCCCTAGTCATtcataaatattagtgtttcACCCACCTGAAGGTATTCATGCAGGGTGTCCAGACTGGGCGTCTTATCGCCGTAGTAGCACTGCCTCAGCTGATCGCCGTACTCCCGGCACAGAGCACTTTCCCTGTCCATGTTCAATTCGATAGGCACCACAAAACGGCAGTCGTCCAATTCATTTAGACACTTAGGATTCGTCTTGGTCTCTGTGTACAAGAGGAGTCCCTCGTTGGAAACGCCCCCGATGATCAGTGGGATATTATTGCTCCAGGCGGTTCTCATCATTTCGATGGGCTTCTTGGACACCACACAGTGGCTGGTTACATATGGTTCGATCACGGGCCCAAAAGAGAATCCAATCCGCTCCTTCTTCTCCTCGTCGATGCAGAGTTCTCCATTGGCCTTGATGATATCGGATCCCTTGGCGTTCTTCAGGAAATCCCAGACGTCGCGGGTGTTGTTTTCTCCCGTGTAACCCGCCTGGACAGCCAACCGATATGGCCAGTTTCTTTGAGGAGTCACTGCCCAGGGGGAAAGCGTATTACCCGACATGCAGATGGCCTTGTGGAAAAGTCCACGCGTCTGCTCTGTGATCATCATGTAGTGAACTGAGGCACTTCCCGCACTGTCCCCAAAAATGGTTATATTCGCGGAATCGCCTCCGAAACGCGAACAGTTGGCCTTGACCCAGCGCAGGGCCAACACCTGATCCTTGAGTCCCGCATTGCCGGGCACATCGAGTTCGGGATCGTCCAGGCACAAGAATCCTTGGAGGTGTTAgtttgtataaatatattttttatttgtccGCTTTTCATCATTCTTACCTAGTGGTCCCAATCTGTAGTTGATAGAAATGACCACCACATCCTCACGCAGCAAATAATCCGGACTGTAACATTCCCGTGAGGCCTCGCCAAACTGGAAGCCACCGCCATAGATCCAGACCATCACGGGCATTGGTTTGGTGGGATATAACTGTGAAgtgaatattatattaaatatatattaaatataagtGTGATATGCAGTGGGATAGCCGgaaaataatatcaaaatTGATTGGTCTTTTCCGTGGAAAAGAACTGAAGAAGATACGACTAAAATGTCTGGTTTGACCGCAAAGAAAGGAAGATAGGTTTCTACTATGCACTCACATTCTTTGTGTAGACATTAAGGTAGAGGCAGTCCTCGGAGCCATCGGTCATCTCGAACACGAAGTGCTTCTGCAGTGGCTTGGGACCCTGGGAGGTGCAGCTCCTGACCTCCGTCCAGACCTCCGGGGGCTGGGGCGCCTTGTAGCGCAGCTCGCCTACCGGCGGTTTGGCGAAGGGAATCCGCTCGAAGCTGAAGTAGGACTGGCCGTAGATGGACTTCCTCTTCACACCCTTGATGGGTCCGTAGGTGGTGCTGACGACAGTCTTTTCGCTGGTCCTGTAGCGACGTTGTTGGACCTTAAAGTCGACCATTCTGCAAGAGACAGGGATCGGAGTGAGCCTAAGCCATTTCTCAAGATATTTCCCAATTTGCACCAATTGTGATCTAAGCCTTATCAGCGAAGAGGGGAATTCGCAGCCATTAATCAGGGACAATAAACGACGTCAGCTCTGCCTATATTGATGGGAGCGGAGTGTCTTTTCCGTTCAGTGTTCTGCTGATAAGGTTAATTTTTTATCAGCCCGCGGCTGACAGACCAGGTGTGCGCCATTTATCAGAGCCCACGACTCTCGCCGATTCGCTTTAAATCAGTTTGCaatattttgttattcttTCTGgctttgatttttgtttttggcttatTTATTCCGAGTAGCAGTCACACAAAATCCGACGCGGCCGGTATCAAAAGATAAACAAAGTGCTAACCAAAAAAATTTTTCGGTATTTTTTTGAGTTGTGTAAGTCATTTAACTTGGGTGGAGGAATTCAAGGGTAAAGGCCATTGAAATTCAGAAGTGCACTAAACTTTCAAGAGGCCTAGACAACTGGGTTATGTGTTTATGGATTCCATAGAATTGTTACCTAAAAGGAAAGTATGTTTTGGGTGAAAATTTCGATCTGAAATCCtatgattttaatttacaaatttataGCAGCTTATTAAAATTCAAGAGTATAAAAGTTTGGGGCACACTGTTTATggattttgaattttaaaaatagaaCGAGCTGCTTGGTTTATTTGATGAACTTTCAACCTTTCTCAGTTGGTCATTTATTTGCCGATATATAAACATCAAGGCTACTTGATAAGACTCAAGGCTTTTATAGATCTAGTAGTCAGAGAAGTATTTCATAAGTGCGCAAATATGATTACTTGTCTTTCCGATCAATTTTGGATCGCCCTGCGGCGACTTTTGTTTATCGACTGCCATAATGGTCAAGTCgtgtatacaaaataaaaccgTTTATGTCACTATTTCCCATTTTCGAACGAAAAGTTTTGATCGCTTTTGTGCTCACCCGGCGAAGAAACGTGTTTcaacttttaattaatgcCTACGTAAGACCCTATTTGTCATAAACAAAGAAGATAAAATAGAAACCAAGCTATATCTGAGACTATCTGACTTGTCCGAACCTCTTTGTATTATTTGCTTTGCTCGCAAATGTCATCCGCCTGTTGTTTGCAAATGTCATCAGCTGCTGAAGAAACCCCAAGGGCGGcgaaaatatatcaaaatttatgtttattaataGCCGGAACGAGCTGATGCCTGTTTTCATTTGAGATGGAAGCCAAAGCCCCGACGCATGATGCGAATACTACATCCGGAGCAATTTGGCCGCTACTATCTCAAAAGACGGCCTTGAACTTGGCCTTGGGAATCGTTAGGGCAAAGGAGCGCTTAAGCTAATGGTCAGCGCCTATAAAAATAAGGAAAGTCAATATAAATAATGTTTATGACGGGTCTGCCCGACTATAAAAATTGTGTCCTAATGACGGGTTTGCGTGTAGCCAGGTTATTTCTCAACCAAAGGTCCTAAAACGCACCTAAATGGGGCAGACTGGACAGAAAACAGTTTTTAAAATGCCGAAAGCTCGTGGAACCAAGATATTTCACTTTGCCCATGgttactttattttttattagggaaaaataaacaatttgctaGGAATGCAGAGACTAaaatttttctattttgttgcATTGCTTCCGTCAAGAATGTATCTGCTAAACGAACTTGTGTGTCACAACTGATTTATGGGTTATTTTTGGCCACGGCTGCGATAAATTTAAagcaaaataaacaagaaaattCTGCTTCCACTAAGATGGAAAATATTCAGCTGCTTATTAGCAACATGTGACGACAGCAGACCCAAAAAAAGCCACGAAGAAATTCCACAGACCTAAACGCAAATAAACTTAATCCGATttaaggaaaaaaataaacaatatctACACTCTATGATATCTGATTAATAAAAGGAATTCTGGTTTATGTTTAAGCCAAATCGAGAACCTGAAAACTATTAAAAAGTACCAGAAAATaaatcttttaaaaaatatcagTGTATAAGAAAACGTATATTATTATACTTGGGAAAAATTTGAGGACTAGCTAACGTGAAATTGAGATCACCTTATCTACAGAGCAGTAggaatatttttgaaacaGCATTCACACAGTTTGTGTTGTGCTTAATGCACCCAGGGGAGAGATAAGCTCGACTTATGTCACAAATGATTCAATTAATTTCCCATACGAGCTGCGTAATCTGCCCGACTCTCCTTATCAGCTAGACGTAGGACAAATCCGGCACGCGATAGATGACAATCTAGAGCAGTATCAAATATTGTCTGGACAACAAACTGACAGACTGTCATGGCCATGTTAGTTTCTCAAAAAGATGACAACACACGTAAATTATGATTAGAGCCCACATAAAAGAAGATATTAAACAgcagaaatttaatttccgcCTCGAAGTGGCCATAAAAAACTGGACACGGCCTGTTGGCGACCTTCGCCAGGCTGTGAAAGCTTCATTCGCAAATTGCAGAATGAAAGCTTGGCCGTTATGAATGAACATGATGGTAGAAGGCCAAAAGGGAGGAGCTTTTCAAGCGAAAGGGATAGTTATCCGACAGGTCAAGGAGTCATTAAAGGATGTGTGGGTTGGCGATTGGGcgtaaacaaatttaaaatttccctacaacatttaacatttgaatatttaacaatatttggttttgcatttaaatctTATTTGAATAATACGCGTTAAATGTTAAGCTCATTCAGCACAAAGTTAATAAGTTTTTAATCTAATTTGACTTTATTAACCTcaataaagtaaatatatttaatgaaCAACACAAACCGATTTGCGTGCCttaatttaatgaaaaatgcGCTAAAACTTGAACTCATTCATTGAAAAATCCTTATAATACATGATATGCAcacatataaatttaaaagtcTGCTTGCTCTTGTCGCGGCAATTCTTTCATtctttattcatttaaaaaaattgttttcgcCACACAAAAGCtttcagtaaaaaaaaataatagagaaaaggaaaatgcggcaaaattaaatgaaattgacaAGTAGACAAGCGTGTTGGTGTGTGTGGGCGGCAGATAGAAGGCGAGCACGAACCGCCAGCGACAGAATTTCACATAGAACACAAACGAATTTTTATGCCGCGGTTAtacacggcgtatgcgcaatgtcaGAAACAAAGC is part of the Drosophila sechellia strain sech25 chromosome 3R, ASM438219v1, whole genome shotgun sequence genome and encodes:
- the LOC116801766 gene encoding uncharacterized protein LOC116801766, with protein sequence MDALLKIVLLISLYLIAISLHMGLCDDVPSAEADTVVTESEEHYTASDDFDY
- the LOC6614261 gene encoding esterase B1 — encoded protein: MSSMAAFDQFKIGLKMVDFKVQQRRYRTSEKTVVSTTYGPIKGVKRKSIYGQSYFSFERIPFAKPPVGELRYKAPQPPEVWTEVRSCTSQGPKPLQKHFVFEMTDGSEDCLYLNVYTKNLYPTKPMPVMVWIYGGGFQFGEASRECYSPDYLLREDVVVISINYRLGPLGFLCLDDPELDVPGNAGLKDQVLALRWVKANCSRFGGDSANITIFGDSAGSASVHYMMITEQTRGLFHKAICMSGNTLSPWAVTPQRNWPYRLAVQAGYTGENNTRDVWDFLKNAKGSDIIKANGELCIDEEKKERIGFSFGPVIEPYVTSHCVVSKKPIEMMRTAWSNNIPLIIGGVSNEGLLLYTETKTNPKCLNELDDCRFVVPIELNMDRESALCREYGDQLRQCYYGDKTPSLDTLHEYLQMVSHEYFWFPIYRTVLSRLQYARSAPTYLYRFDFDSKHFNHLRILSCGKKVRGTCHGDDLSYLFYNSLARKLKNHTREYKCIERLVGLWTHFAACGNPNFDPEQEDLWQPVDPAAVEKHQLKCLNISDELKVIDVPDLKKLMVWESFFRRDELL